The genomic interval GCTATTGCCAGTAGGGCATCGGTATAGTATCCTGACTCATAAGCATACCTTGCTAGGTTTAAATTTGCTTCGGTGTTGTTGGGGAAATACACAAGGTATTCCTTTAGGGTTTCATACGCCTCGCTATAGCGATCTAATTTACTGAGGATTTTTGCCTTCAACAGCAAGTAATCGGGTTTATTCCCTGACTTGTCAATAGCTTGCTCGATTTGCGTTAACGCTTTTCCGCTTTGATTAAGGTTAAATAGTGCATTGGCCTGCAGTGCCAAGTAAACATAATTCCTTTTGCTCCGATGGTATGCGTTCTCAAAATCTCTTAGTGCAAGTGAAAAGTTTCCGGCATAAAGGTGCGCACGTCCCCGTAACTCAAATAGTTCTGCTTTTGATTTTTTACTTTTTATCCTTTTGTTAAGGAGCTCAATAGCCTCGTCGTAGTTTTGGTTACCGATTAGGTAACGGGCATAGTGAATATCCTTTTCAATTGCGGAATACCATTCTTTGTCCCAGATTTTTTGCCATTCCTTTAAGGAATGCGCAAATGAAAAGTCGTTACTGAGTAGGTAGCTACTTTCAGATTCTCTATATATTGACTGTAAATTCTGACGAGTCCATTCAATACAGTTTACAGTATCGCCCATGAGGCAATATGTTCTTGCCAGTTGATACGATGCAATGCCTGAGCGTTGTTGTTCAGC from Tenuifilum sp. 4138str carries:
- a CDS encoding tetratricopeptide repeat protein; the protein is MPDSLGKSVKLHIAILAIQLICQLGYSQKMPNAYYRAEAALELNDTKNALSWADSCFNAKPYRYQYYLVKGKALLQANRYNEAIEAFLQAEQQRSGIASYQLARTYCLMGDTVNCIEWTRQNLQSIYRESESSYLLSNDFSFAHSLKEWQKIWDKEWYSAIEKDIHYARYLIGNQNYDEAIELLNKRIKSKKSKAELFELRGRAHLYAGNFSLALRDFENAYHRSKRNYVYLALQANALFNLNQSGKALTQIEQAIDKSGNKPDYLLLKAKILSKLDRYSEAYETLKEYLVYFPNNTEANLNLARYAYESGYYTDALLAIAKMLKFTPDNIELILLRGKIYLKTDQPRQAIVDFDKAINQNYCTAESYLLKGLALLQIGERQEACKCFSISGSLGNIDAQGLHFNTCRK